One genomic segment of Microbacterium sp. ProA8 includes these proteins:
- a CDS encoding AAA family ATPase, translating to MNNWLRRLGMGGRRDKVEGDVERLAQRGEFHVKQPDETDAQASFSSDRPLTALATESPAASSDDSVRGSAESSGAAESPAPEADTASQSAAEPRTDDEVSDSIQASATSISEEVSSTSAGEDFAEAEAAAVDGFAPDEGAAPNADVTLNEDVTLNEDVTLNEDVTLNEDVALNEDVAPHDDVASDERLAPMQDVSDDNVALNEDVVHNENAAPDEDVTRDQEVTPDEEVTPDEDVTPAQHATPGEDSAPTDDVTPDELPPGATGTDADVAADDYAGPAPEPAPDVTPADASDESTTATQEEDSPIAQHHGVTIGQEEDDSPIARELADLTARRKALEEAEVQLTGRTRVLTVSNQKGGVGKTTTTVNLAAALAERGARVLVIDLDPQGNASTALGVPHTADIPSVYDVLIDEFPLSDIIQVSPESPNLLCAPSTIHLAGAEIELVSQVAREHRLRVAVDDYLAKHEGELDFILIDCPPSLGLLTINAFTAATELLIPIQCEYYALEGLSQLLGTVRMIQKHLNPRLQLSTIMLTMYDGRTRLAQQVADEVREHFPKEVLDTIIPRSVRVSEAPSFGQSVLAYDGQSAGAIAYREAAVEMIRRDSASNERGV from the coding sequence ATGAACAACTGGCTCCGACGGCTGGGGATGGGGGGAAGGCGGGATAAGGTGGAAGGCGATGTTGAGCGGCTCGCGCAAAGGGGAGAGTTTCACGTGAAACAACCCGACGAGACCGACGCTCAGGCATCCTTCTCGTCCGATCGCCCGCTCACCGCGCTGGCGACCGAGTCCCCGGCAGCTTCCTCGGACGACAGTGTCCGAGGTTCTGCTGAGTCCTCCGGCGCCGCAGAGTCGCCCGCCCCGGAGGCGGACACCGCGTCGCAGAGCGCAGCCGAACCTCGCACCGATGACGAGGTCTCCGACAGCATCCAGGCGTCCGCGACGAGCATCAGCGAAGAGGTCTCGTCCACGTCTGCGGGTGAAGACTTCGCCGAAGCTGAGGCGGCTGCGGTTGACGGTTTCGCGCCTGACGAGGGGGCCGCGCCGAACGCAGACGTCACGCTGAACGAAGACGTCACGCTGAACGAAGACGTCACGCTGAACGAAGACGTCACGCTGAACGAAGACGTCGCGCTGAACGAAGACGTCGCGCCGCACGACGATGTCGCGTCCGACGAGCGACTCGCGCCGATGCAGGATGTCTCGGACGACAACGTTGCGCTGAACGAAGATGTCGTGCACAACGAGAACGCCGCACCGGACGAAGACGTCACGCGGGACCAAGAGGTCACGCCGGACGAAGAGGTCACACCGGACGAAGACGTCACGCCGGCCCAGCACGCAACGCCGGGCGAGGACAGCGCGCCGACCGACGACGTCACGCCGGACGAACTGCCGCCGGGCGCCACGGGCACCGACGCCGATGTCGCGGCCGACGATTACGCTGGTCCGGCACCCGAGCCGGCACCCGACGTCACTCCCGCCGACGCCTCGGACGAGAGCACGACCGCCACGCAGGAAGAGGACTCCCCCATCGCGCAGCACCACGGCGTCACCATCGGGCAGGAAGAAGACGACTCGCCGATCGCCCGCGAGCTCGCGGACCTGACGGCACGCCGCAAGGCGCTCGAGGAGGCCGAGGTTCAGCTCACCGGCCGCACCCGCGTGCTGACGGTCTCGAACCAGAAGGGCGGCGTCGGAAAGACGACCACGACGGTGAACCTGGCGGCGGCCCTCGCCGAGCGCGGCGCCCGGGTCCTCGTGATCGACCTGGATCCGCAGGGCAACGCCTCTACGGCGCTCGGGGTTCCGCACACCGCTGACATTCCCAGCGTGTACGACGTGCTCATCGACGAATTCCCCCTCTCCGACATCATCCAGGTCAGCCCGGAGTCGCCCAACCTCCTCTGCGCTCCGAGTACGATCCACCTCGCCGGCGCGGAGATCGAGCTGGTGTCGCAGGTCGCGCGAGAGCACCGGCTGCGCGTCGCCGTCGACGATTACCTCGCGAAGCACGAGGGAGAGCTCGACTTCATCCTGATCGACTGCCCGCCCTCGCTCGGTCTGCTCACGATCAACGCCTTCACCGCGGCCACCGAACTGCTGATCCCCATCCAGTGCGAGTACTACGCGCTCGAAGGACTGAGCCAGCTGCTCGGCACCGTGCGCATGATCCAGAAGCACCTGAATCCGCGGCTGCAGCTGTCGACCATCATGCTGACGATGTACGACGGTCGCACGCGCCTTGCCCAGCAGGTCGCCGACGAGGTGCGCGAGCACTTCCCCAAGGAGGTGCTCGACACCATCATTCCCCGATCGGTCCGCGTCTCCGAGGCGCCGAGCTTCGGCCAGTCGGTTCTCGCCTACGATGGACAGTCGGCCGGCGCCATCGCCTACCGCGAAGCGGCTGTCGAGATGATCCGGCGCGATAGCGCCTCGAATGAAAGGGGCGTCTGA
- the rsmG gene encoding 16S rRNA (guanine(527)-N(7))-methyltransferase RsmG produces the protein MIEIEQEPAAAAEIFGDRIEVARAFADALGRHGEERGLIGPLEPPRLWSRHILNSAVIAPLFSGRVGDVGSGAGLPGLVLAIARPDVEWVLIEPMERRVAWLSEQVDALELANVEVVRARAEDWKRGPVLDAVTARAVSALRTLVPITAPLVRSGGELILLKGTSATNEIEAAEKQLRKFKVTNARVEVVGEDLLEEPSRVIRGTVR, from the coding sequence ATGATCGAGATCGAGCAGGAGCCCGCGGCCGCGGCCGAGATCTTCGGCGATCGGATCGAGGTCGCGCGTGCGTTCGCAGACGCACTCGGGCGGCACGGCGAGGAGCGCGGCCTGATCGGCCCCCTCGAGCCGCCGCGCCTGTGGTCGCGCCACATTCTGAACAGTGCCGTGATCGCACCACTGTTCTCCGGTCGCGTCGGTGACGTGGGCTCGGGAGCCGGTCTTCCGGGACTCGTGCTCGCCATCGCGCGGCCTGACGTGGAGTGGGTTCTGATCGAGCCGATGGAGCGACGCGTCGCATGGCTGTCGGAGCAGGTCGACGCCCTCGAGCTCGCCAACGTCGAAGTGGTACGTGCGCGAGCCGAGGACTGGAAGCGCGGTCCGGTGCTCGACGCCGTCACGGCCCGCGCCGTGAGCGCGTTGCGCACCCTCGTACCGATCACCGCTCCCCTGGTCCGCTCCGGCGGCGAGCTCATCCTGCTCAAGGGTACGAGCGCCACGAACGAGATCGAGGCTGCCGAGAAGCAGCTCCGCAAGTTCAAGGTCACGAACGCGCGTGTCGAGGTCGTCGGTGAGGACCTGCTCGAGGAGCCCTCTCGGGTGATTCGCGGCACCGTTCGCTGA
- a CDS encoding sigma-70 family RNA polymerase sigma factor encodes MTSDGHAQRAVEAVWRDESARIVSALTRHTGDFSWAEDLAQEALVEALATWPSGGIPDNPGAWLMSVAKRRAIDGWRRRERMAQREPLFVSEALHAESVDTVPDEADPDHIDDDVLRLVFVACHPVLPAQARLALTLRTVAGLTTEQIARALLMTVPTVQQRIVRAKRALATEGVAFEVPDRAERPARLASVLQVIYLLFTEGYSATEGEGLVRPDVAREAVRLGRQLAALMPREPEIWSLIALMEFQSSRFGARIDAEGLPLTLEQQDRRRWDRSAIARGNEAIGRAAPPAGLPGSGAAGALVERGIGYYGLQAAIAQCHAVAPTFADTDWQRVLGLYDALDALAPSAVVRLNRAVALSMAEGPEQALLEVNSLESELAGFRPLPAVRAELLERLGDTDAAAAAFLEAAALPGNDAETALLRRRAAQAASSAPGRTRTHR; translated from the coding sequence ATGACCTCCGACGGGCACGCTCAGCGCGCCGTGGAGGCGGTGTGGCGCGACGAGTCCGCACGCATCGTCTCGGCCCTCACCCGCCATACCGGAGATTTCTCGTGGGCCGAGGACCTTGCGCAGGAAGCGCTGGTCGAAGCCCTGGCGACGTGGCCGAGCGGCGGCATCCCTGACAATCCGGGGGCCTGGCTCATGTCGGTCGCCAAGCGGCGGGCGATCGACGGATGGCGGCGGCGCGAGCGGATGGCTCAGCGCGAGCCGCTGTTCGTGTCGGAAGCGCTCCACGCCGAGTCGGTCGACACCGTTCCCGACGAGGCGGACCCCGACCACATCGACGACGACGTGCTGCGGCTCGTGTTCGTCGCGTGCCACCCTGTGCTTCCCGCACAGGCTCGGCTCGCGCTCACGCTGCGCACCGTCGCCGGCCTCACCACCGAGCAGATCGCGCGTGCGCTGCTCATGACGGTGCCGACGGTGCAGCAGCGGATCGTCCGCGCCAAGCGCGCGCTCGCGACCGAAGGCGTGGCGTTCGAAGTGCCGGATCGGGCCGAGCGGCCGGCCCGGCTCGCGAGCGTCCTGCAGGTGATCTACCTGCTCTTCACCGAGGGGTACTCCGCCACGGAGGGGGAGGGGCTCGTGCGCCCCGACGTCGCGCGCGAAGCGGTGCGCCTCGGCCGGCAGCTCGCCGCGCTGATGCCCCGCGAACCCGAGATCTGGTCGCTGATCGCACTGATGGAGTTCCAGTCGTCGCGGTTCGGCGCGCGCATCGACGCCGAGGGACTGCCGCTGACCCTCGAGCAGCAGGACCGTCGCCGATGGGATCGTTCGGCGATCGCGCGCGGCAACGAGGCGATCGGGCGGGCGGCGCCTCCCGCCGGTCTCCCGGGCTCCGGCGCCGCGGGGGCCCTTGTCGAACGAGGCATCGGCTACTACGGACTGCAGGCGGCCATCGCACAGTGCCATGCGGTCGCCCCCACCTTCGCCGACACCGACTGGCAGCGGGTCCTCGGCCTCTACGACGCGCTCGACGCGCTCGCTCCTTCCGCCGTGGTCCGACTGAACCGCGCCGTCGCACTGTCGATGGCGGAAGGCCCCGAACAGGCCCTCCTCGAGGTGAATTCGCTCGAGTCGGAGCTGGCGGGCTTCCGCCCGCTGCCCGCCGTCCGGGCCGAGTTGCTCGAACGCCTCGGAGACACGGATGCCGCAGCCGCCGCGTTCCTCGAAGCCGCCGCTCTTCCCGGCAACGACGCCGAGACGGCGCTCCTCCGCCGTCGTGCGGCGCAGGCCGCGTCCTCCGCGCCGGGGCGCACCCGGACCCACCGCTGA
- a CDS encoding R3H domain-containing nucleic acid-binding protein encodes MTTSPEYAPVETREERVPATVAQLEEEGDIAADFIEGLLDIADIDGDLDLDVRAGRAYVSVAAPSGGSVALIAAPDTVQALQELTRIAVQNRTGRFSRLILDVGGSRDARQHELEALVDRAIARLDDGASQASQASLPSMSSYERKVVHDIVADRGFVSESYGEGADRHTVIRRG; translated from the coding sequence ATGACCACGTCCCCTGAGTACGCACCCGTCGAAACGCGCGAGGAGCGGGTTCCCGCCACCGTGGCGCAGCTCGAAGAAGAAGGCGACATCGCCGCCGACTTCATCGAAGGCCTGCTCGACATCGCCGACATCGACGGCGACCTCGACCTCGACGTGCGCGCGGGCCGCGCGTATGTCTCGGTCGCCGCGCCGTCGGGCGGATCGGTGGCCCTCATTGCGGCACCCGACACCGTGCAGGCGCTGCAGGAGCTGACGCGCATCGCCGTGCAGAACCGCACCGGCCGGTTCTCCCGCCTCATCCTGGATGTCGGGGGTTCGCGTGACGCCCGCCAGCACGAGCTCGAAGCCCTCGTTGACCGCGCGATCGCGCGGCTGGATGACGGTGCCTCGCAGGCCTCGCAGGCCTCGCTGCCTTCGATGTCGAGCTACGAGCGCAAGGTCGTGCACGACATCGTCGCCGACCGCGGCTTCGTGTCGGAGTCGTACGGCGAAGGCGCCGACCGCCACACCGTGATCCGCCGCGGCTGA
- a CDS encoding ParB/RepB/Spo0J family partition protein, with the protein MAAKRTGLGRGIGALIPTNEQADDRPSDVFFPRAVAVDEAPSVEAVTADSQENLVEVPGARLAHIDPHDIVPNPRQPRTNFDHEHFAELVHSVREFGVLQPVVVRTNEKGEYELIMGERRTRAAREAGLTSIPAIVRDTADEHLLRDALLENLHRSELNPLEEASAYQQLLEDFGITQEELATRIGRSRPQISNTIRLLKLPMPVQQRVAAGVLTAGHARAILSLEDATAMQRLADKIVNEDLSVRAAEAAAKLPDASPNRAVKPQAGSRRAHLDEVAERLGDRLNTRVKISLTARKGQIAIDFASIEDLNRILGELGETEYGPA; encoded by the coding sequence ATGGCTGCGAAGCGCACAGGGCTCGGCCGCGGAATCGGCGCATTGATCCCGACGAACGAGCAGGCTGACGACCGCCCATCCGATGTCTTCTTCCCGCGTGCTGTCGCGGTCGATGAAGCACCATCGGTCGAAGCGGTCACCGCCGACTCCCAGGAGAACCTGGTCGAGGTTCCCGGTGCGCGGCTCGCCCACATCGACCCGCACGACATCGTTCCCAACCCGCGCCAGCCGCGCACGAACTTCGACCACGAGCACTTCGCGGAGCTCGTGCACAGCGTGCGCGAATTCGGCGTGCTGCAGCCGGTCGTGGTGCGCACCAACGAGAAGGGCGAGTACGAGCTCATCATGGGTGAGCGCCGTACGCGCGCCGCCCGAGAGGCCGGCCTCACGTCGATCCCGGCCATCGTGCGCGACACCGCCGACGAGCACCTCCTCCGCGACGCCCTCCTCGAGAACCTTCACCGCTCCGAGCTCAACCCGCTCGAAGAGGCGTCGGCGTACCAGCAGCTGCTCGAGGACTTCGGCATCACGCAGGAAGAGCTCGCGACCCGCATCGGCCGTTCGCGGCCGCAGATCAGCAACACGATCCGGCTGCTGAAGCTGCCGATGCCTGTGCAGCAGCGTGTGGCCGCCGGTGTGCTGACGGCCGGTCACGCCCGCGCGATCCTCTCCCTCGAGGACGCCACGGCGATGCAGCGCCTCGCCGACAAGATCGTGAACGAGGATCTGTCGGTGCGTGCAGCGGAGGCTGCGGCGAAGCTTCCGGATGCCTCGCCCAACCGCGCCGTGAAACCCCAGGCCGGCTCACGCCGCGCTCACCTCGACGAGGTTGCCGAAAGGCTCGGCGACCGCCTCAACACCCGCGTGAAGATCTCACTGACCGCAAGAAAAGGCCAGATCGCGATCGATTTCGCGAGCATCGAGGACCTCAATCGCATCCTGGGTGAGCTGGGAGAGACCGAGTACGGCCCGGCTTGA